One Glycine max cultivar Williams 82 chromosome 6, Glycine_max_v4.0, whole genome shotgun sequence DNA segment encodes these proteins:
- the LOC100813130 gene encoding serine/threonine-protein kinase RIPK produces the protein MSSKKITWKSIVLILSCNKTSEKQVLKQGSFQRLCLSDISIPSSPQAIEDLSISISLVGPKLHTFTLDELREATHNFSWSNFLGEGGFGPVYKGFVDDKLRPGLKAQPLAVKQLDLDGLQGHREWLAEIIFLGQLRHPHLVKLIGYCCEDEHRLLVYEYMARGSLENQLHRRYSAALPWSTRMKIALGAAKGLAFLHEADKPVIYRDFKTSNILLDSDYTAKLSDLGLAKDGPEGEATHVTTTCIMGTRGYAAPEYIMSGHLSTKSDVYSYGVVLLELLTGRRVVDKCGSNREQSLVEWARPLLRDQRKLHHIIDPRLEGQFPMKGALKVAALTYKCLSRHPNPRPSMSDVVKILESLQDFDDVIIGPFVYVAG, from the exons ATGAGTTCTAAAAAGATTACATGGAAGTCTATAGTGTTGATCTTAAGTTGTAACAAGACTTCAGAAAAACAGGTTTTGAAACAAGGTTCTTTCCAAAGGTTATGCCTCTCGGATATAAGCATTCCCAGCTCCCCTCAGGCCATTGAAGATCTTTCCATTTCCATTTCCCTGGTTGGCCCAAAACTTCACACATTCACACTAGATGAGCTAAGGGAAGCAACACATAATTTCTCATGGAGTAATTTTCTGGGTGAAGGCGGGTTCGGACCCGTGTACAAGGGTTTTGTTGATGATAAACTTAGACCTGGTTTGAAGGCTCAGCCTCTGGCTGTGAAACAACTGGACTTGGATGGCTTGCAAGGTCACAGGGAGTGGCTG gcAGAGATTATATTTCTTGGACAGCTGAGGCATCCACATCTTGTTAAGTTAATAGGGTACTGTTGTGAGGATGAGCACAGGCTTCTGGTGTATGAATACATGGCAAGAGGCAGCTTGGAGAATCAACTGCACAGAA GATACTCTGCTGCCTTACCATGGTCAACCAGGATGAAGATTGCATTGGGTGCAGCCAAGGGTCTCGCCTTCCTACATGAAGCAGATAAACCTGTGATATACAGAGatttcaaaacttcaaatatcTTACTAGACTCG GATTACACAGCTAAACTATCAGACCTTGGGCTAGCAAAGGATGGTCCTGAAGGGGAAGCCACACATGTAACAACAACATGCATAATGGGAACCCGAGGCTATGCTGCTCCTGAGTACATCATGTCAG GTCACCTTTCCACCAAGAGTGATGTGTATAGCTATGGAGTGGTTTTGTTGGAATTGCTTACGGGAAGAAGGGTAGTGGATAAATGCGGGTCGAATCGAGAACAAAGCCTGGTGGAATGGGCAAGGCCTCTTTTGAGGGATCAAAGAAAGCTGCACCATATAATAGACCCAAGATTGGAAGGGCAGTTTCCTATGAAAGGAGCTTTGAAGGTTGCTGCATTGACTTACAAATGCTTGAGCCGCCACCCCAATCCAAGGCCTTCTATGAGTGATGTTGTAAAAATACTAGAATCACTTCAGGACTTTGATGATGTGATCATAGGACCATTTGTTTATGTGGCCGGGTGA
- the LOC100805457 gene encoding copper transporter 5.1 — protein sequence MMHMTFYWSRKVNLLIDSWKTNDWTDYLLTLLACLVVAAFYQFLENRRIRLKLIGSGKPFPAEIEAPLLRRKLAGNRVKVGVKVAGAFLFGLSSAVGYLLMLSVMSFNGGVFVAIVVGLAVGYFFFRNEGEDSLVVDTSCACA from the coding sequence ATGATGCACATGACCTTCTACTGGAGCAGAAAGGTGAATCTCCTAATCGATTCATGGAAGACCAACGATTGGACGGACTATCTCCTCACTCTGCTCGCGTGCCTCGTCGTCGCCGCCTTCTACCAGTTCCTCGAGAATCGCCGCATCCGCCTCAAGCTCATCGGCTCCGGAAAGCCCTTCCCGGCGGAGATCGAGGCCCCTCTTCTGCGGCGGAAGCTCGCCGGAAACCGCGTCAAGGTGGGCGTGAAGGTCGCCGGAGCGTTTCTCTTCGGGCTGAGCTCCGCGGTCGGGTACTTGTTGATGTTGTCGGTGATGTCCTTCAACGGAGGGGTGTTTGTGGCCATCGTCGTGGGTCTCGCTGTTGGTTACTTCTTCTTCAGGAACGAGGGCGAAGATTCCCTtgttgttgatacttcttgtgCCTGTGCTTAA
- the LOC100813662 gene encoding uncharacterized protein, with product MAATAVTETEAVWSVKCYCCGLTEECTPRYIDGVRERYQGRWICGLCAEAVKEEGLKLKDDDVDVDVDVSTDEALKRHMKFRSSTSSPPNKPTLDLILAMKHLLVRSLDSPRKEPLTFSPLTTSRTCFSPGSSKGEPQEARKVVTSEW from the coding sequence ATGGCAGCGACGGCGGTGACGGAGACGGAGGCGGTGTGGTCCGTTAAGTGCTATTGCTGTGGGTTAACGGAGGAGTGCACGCCGCGTTACATTGACGGCGTTAGGGAGAGGTATCAGGGTCGTTGGATTTGTGGTTTGTGTGCTGAGGCAGTGAAGGAAGAGGGTTTGAAATTGAAagatgatgatgttgatgttgatgttgatgttagCACCGATGAAGCACTGAAGCGCCACATGAAGTTCAGATCTTCCACTTCTAGCCCTCCAAACAAACCCACCCTTGACTTGATTCTCGCAATGAAGCACCTTCTTGTTCGCTCTTTGGATTCTCCGAGGAAGGAGCCTTTGACTTTTTCCCCACTTACAACATCACGCACGTGCTTTTCACCTGGATCCTCAAAGGGGGAGCCGCAAGAGGCTAGAAAGGTAGTTACCAGTGAGTGGTAA
- the LOC102670114 gene encoding probable galacturonosyltransferase-like 4, producing MAVVFSMLQHSTCPENLAFHFLSAHDDTPELFSSIKSTFPFKMKIYRFDSKRVCDKISKSIQQALDQPLNYVTIYLADTILEDVKRVIYLDSDLVMVNNLTKLYGVDMKSQGAVRKHTGSRCDPDNNNMLW from the coding sequence ATGGCTGTGGTCTTCTCCATGCTTCAACATTCGACGTGTCCCGAGAACCTGGCCTTCCACTTCCTCTCCGCCCATGACGACACTCCCGAACTCTTCTCGAGCATCAAATCCACCTTCCCTTTCAAGATGAAGATTTATCGGTTTGACTCTAAGAGGGTCTGCGACAAGATATCCAAGTCCATTCAACAAGCCTTGGACCAGCCCCTGAATTACGTCACAATATACCTAGCTGATACCATCCTAGAAGACGTGAAACGCGTGATATATTTGGACTCTGACCTGGTGATGGTTAACAACCTAACCAAACTTTATGGTGTTGATATGAAGAGTCAAGGTGCGGTGCGAAAACACACCGGTAGTCGGTGCGATCCTGACAACAATAATATGCTATGGTGA
- the LOC100814198 gene encoding polyadenylate-binding protein-interacting protein 7 isoform X1, with protein MNLTKKGPLTDAKLLSPNKATTLNPNAAEFVPFALRSSSLSGTTSLVDATARLTAAGTLGKAVLDRSESSISNNSDDEVHRYWRCQLPDDITPDFKVLGEDESRVLDDISLAGLSIHDDNEASRFPSSKGSKYIINEQEEISQQHANGNSLADKLGFSNSSYREDPSSGSFLNALAKPWERPIGSADQRINSGQEGLTYDDNSRHGYLNDILAENAIVDDTDLNPLEFLASLFPGFAAESLAEAYFANRCDLHLTTEMLNQLELQVDGGFNQNLNSKTLSAPNLSAMDYPALTSPDGQTASVEYVVDNVQQSGNPYRSYDSDVLLFKSVSSVSSRGGAIDFASAVRKLASRDSGGIWKYDKNGSGDAAIGSSRNSNVLASGYNGGQGRAHFGDRLQNRGSARAFPVWLETGDAVANMYSELREEARDHACLRNAYFEQAQQAYLIGNKALAKELSAKGQLHNMHMKVAHGKAQESIYLQRNPVAPELQGDGRGNERIIDLHGLHASEAIHVLKHELSVLKSTAIAAEQRLQVYILVGTGHHTRGSRTPARLPIAVQRFLLEEGIDFTETQPGLLRVVIY; from the exons atgaACTTAACCAAGAAAGGACCCCTAACGGATGCAAAGCTATTAAGCCCAAACAAGGCAACTACTCTGAATCCAAATGCAGCAGAGTTTGTTCCTTTTGCCCTCAGATCATCATCATTATCTGGAACTACCAGCTTGGTAGATGCAACAGCAAGGCTTACTGCTGCTGGAACTCTTGGGAAAGCAGTTTTAGATAGATCAGAATCATCCATTTCAAATAATTCTGATGATGAGGTGCACCGATACTGGCGATGTCAGCTCCCGGATGATATTACCCCTGATTTCAAGGTCTTGGGAGAAGATGAGTCTCGAGTTCTTGATGATATTTCTTTAGCAGGTTTATCTATACATGATGACAATGAAGCCTCCAGGTTTCCTTCTTCTAAAGgaagtaaatatataataaatgagcAGGAGGAAATATCTCAACAGCATGCTAATGGCAATAGCTTGGCAGATAAATTAGGGTTTTCCAATTCAAGCTACAGGGAGGACCCATCTTCTGGAAGCTTTTTGAATGCTCTGGCAAAGCCTTGGGAGAGGCCAATTGGGAGTGCTGACCAGCGTATTAACAGTGGTCAAGAGGGCCTTACTTATGATGACAACTCTAGACATGGATACTTAAATGATATTTTGGCCGAAAATGCAATTGTGGATGATACTGATCTGAATCCTTTGGAGTTTTTAGCCTCCCTGTTCCCTGGTTTTGCAGCAGAAAGCCTTGCAGAAGCTTACTTTGCTAATAGATGTGATTTACATCTGACCACTGAGATGCTCAATCAGTTAGAG CTTCAAGTTGATGGTGGTTTCAATCAGAATCTGAATTCAAAGACTTTGTCTGCTCCCAATCTCAGTGCAATGGACTACCCTGCACTTACTTCACCAGATGGCCAGACTGCTTCAGTAGAATATGTGGTTGATAATGTGCAACAAAGTGGCAATCCTTACCGATCATATGACAGTGATGTGCTGCTTTTCAAATCTGTCTCTTCAGTTTCATCTAGGGGTGGTGCTATTGACTTTGCTTCAGCTGTTAGGAAGTTGGCTTCTCGGGATTCTGGTGGTATTTGGAAGTATGATAAAAATGGCTCTGGTGATGCTGCTATCGGCTCAAGTAGGAATTCGAATGTTCTGGCTAGTGGTTACAATGGTGGACAGGGGAGAGCACACTTTGGTGATCGGTTACAGAACCGTGGTTCAGCTCGGGCATTTCCTGTTTGGCTTGAAACTGGTGATGCAGTTG CAAATATGTATTCAGAGTTGCGGGAAGAGGCTCGTGATCATGCATGCTTACGTAATGCATATTTTGAGCAG GCACAGCAAGCCTATCTTATTGGTAATAAAGCCCTAGCAAAGGAACTAAGTGCTAAAGGGCAACTGCACAACATGCATATGAAGGTTGCTCATGGAAAAGCTCAAGAATCCATTTACCTCCAGAG AAATCCAGTTGCTCCAGAGTTGCAGGGCGATGGAAGAGGAAATGAGAGGATAATAGACCTACACGGGTTGCACGCAAGTGAAGCCATTCATGTGCTGAAACATGAGTTGAGTGTGCTGAAAAGCACTGCCATAGCTGCCGAGCAGCGTCTGCAGGTTTATATTCTTGTGGGCACAGGTCATCATACCAGGGGTTCTCGCACTCCTGCAAGACTTCCAATAGCTGTACAGCGTTTTCTTCTTGAAGAGGGCATTGACTTCACGGAAACTCAGCCAGGCCTACTTCGTGTTGTGATATATTGA
- the LOC100814198 gene encoding polyadenylate-binding protein-interacting protein 7 isoform X2: MNLTKKGPLTDAKLLSPNKATTLNPNAAEFVPFALRSSSLSGTTSLVDATARLTAAGTLGKAVLDRSESSISNNSDDEVHRYWRCQLPDDITPDFKVLGEDESRVLDDISLAGLSIHDDNEASRFPSSKGSKYIINEQEEISQQHANGNSLADKLGFSNSSYREDPSSGSFLNALAKPWERPIGSADQRINSGQEGLTYDDNSRHGYLNDILAENAIVDDTDLNPLEFLASLFPGFAAESLAEAYFANRCDLHLTTEMLNQLELQVDGGFNQNLNSKTLSAPNLSAMDYPALTSPDGQTASVEYVVDNVQQSGNPYRSYDSDVLLFKSVSSVSSRGGAIDFASAVRKLASRDSGGIWKYDKNGSGDAAIGSSRNSNVLASGYNGGQGRAHFGDRLQNRGSARAFPVWLETANMYSELREEARDHACLRNAYFEQAQQAYLIGNKALAKELSAKGQLHNMHMKVAHGKAQESIYLQRNPVAPELQGDGRGNERIIDLHGLHASEAIHVLKHELSVLKSTAIAAEQRLQVYILVGTGHHTRGSRTPARLPIAVQRFLLEEGIDFTETQPGLLRVVIY, encoded by the exons atgaACTTAACCAAGAAAGGACCCCTAACGGATGCAAAGCTATTAAGCCCAAACAAGGCAACTACTCTGAATCCAAATGCAGCAGAGTTTGTTCCTTTTGCCCTCAGATCATCATCATTATCTGGAACTACCAGCTTGGTAGATGCAACAGCAAGGCTTACTGCTGCTGGAACTCTTGGGAAAGCAGTTTTAGATAGATCAGAATCATCCATTTCAAATAATTCTGATGATGAGGTGCACCGATACTGGCGATGTCAGCTCCCGGATGATATTACCCCTGATTTCAAGGTCTTGGGAGAAGATGAGTCTCGAGTTCTTGATGATATTTCTTTAGCAGGTTTATCTATACATGATGACAATGAAGCCTCCAGGTTTCCTTCTTCTAAAGgaagtaaatatataataaatgagcAGGAGGAAATATCTCAACAGCATGCTAATGGCAATAGCTTGGCAGATAAATTAGGGTTTTCCAATTCAAGCTACAGGGAGGACCCATCTTCTGGAAGCTTTTTGAATGCTCTGGCAAAGCCTTGGGAGAGGCCAATTGGGAGTGCTGACCAGCGTATTAACAGTGGTCAAGAGGGCCTTACTTATGATGACAACTCTAGACATGGATACTTAAATGATATTTTGGCCGAAAATGCAATTGTGGATGATACTGATCTGAATCCTTTGGAGTTTTTAGCCTCCCTGTTCCCTGGTTTTGCAGCAGAAAGCCTTGCAGAAGCTTACTTTGCTAATAGATGTGATTTACATCTGACCACTGAGATGCTCAATCAGTTAGAG CTTCAAGTTGATGGTGGTTTCAATCAGAATCTGAATTCAAAGACTTTGTCTGCTCCCAATCTCAGTGCAATGGACTACCCTGCACTTACTTCACCAGATGGCCAGACTGCTTCAGTAGAATATGTGGTTGATAATGTGCAACAAAGTGGCAATCCTTACCGATCATATGACAGTGATGTGCTGCTTTTCAAATCTGTCTCTTCAGTTTCATCTAGGGGTGGTGCTATTGACTTTGCTTCAGCTGTTAGGAAGTTGGCTTCTCGGGATTCTGGTGGTATTTGGAAGTATGATAAAAATGGCTCTGGTGATGCTGCTATCGGCTCAAGTAGGAATTCGAATGTTCTGGCTAGTGGTTACAATGGTGGACAGGGGAGAGCACACTTTGGTGATCGGTTACAGAACCGTGGTTCAGCTCGGGCATTTCCTGTTTGGCTTGAAACTG CAAATATGTATTCAGAGTTGCGGGAAGAGGCTCGTGATCATGCATGCTTACGTAATGCATATTTTGAGCAG GCACAGCAAGCCTATCTTATTGGTAATAAAGCCCTAGCAAAGGAACTAAGTGCTAAAGGGCAACTGCACAACATGCATATGAAGGTTGCTCATGGAAAAGCTCAAGAATCCATTTACCTCCAGAG AAATCCAGTTGCTCCAGAGTTGCAGGGCGATGGAAGAGGAAATGAGAGGATAATAGACCTACACGGGTTGCACGCAAGTGAAGCCATTCATGTGCTGAAACATGAGTTGAGTGTGCTGAAAAGCACTGCCATAGCTGCCGAGCAGCGTCTGCAGGTTTATATTCTTGTGGGCACAGGTCATCATACCAGGGGTTCTCGCACTCCTGCAAGACTTCCAATAGCTGTACAGCGTTTTCTTCTTGAAGAGGGCATTGACTTCACGGAAACTCAGCCAGGCCTACTTCGTGTTGTGATATATTGA
- the LOC102661570 gene encoding pentatricopeptide repeat-containing protein At4g33170: MHLRLRAATSTANPFIPPAHLIHSIPQWFSILRHAIAASDLPLGKRAHARILTSGHHPDRFLTNNLITMYSKCGSLSSARKLFDTTPDTSRDLVTWNAILSAHADKARDGFHLFRLLRRSFVSATRHTLAPVFKMCLLSASPSAAESLHGYAVKIGLQWDVFVAGALVNIYAKFGRIREARVLFDGMGLRDVVLWNVMMKAYVDTGLEYEALLLFSEFNRTGLRPDDVTLCTLARVVKSKQNVLEWQLKQLKAYGTKLFMYDDDDDGSDVIAWNKTLSWFLQRGETWEAVDCFVDMINSRVACDGLTFVVMLSVVAGLNCLELGKQIHGIVVRSGLDQVVSVGNCLINMYVKTGSVSRARTVFWQMNEVDLVSWNTMISGCALSGLEECSVGMFVDLLRGGLLPDQFTVASVLRACSSLGGGCHLATQIHACAMKAGVVLDSFVSTTLIDVYSKSGKMEEAEFLFVNQDGFDLASWNAMMHGYIVSGDFPKALRLYILMQESGERANQITLANAAKAAGGLVGLKQGKQIQAVVVKRGFNLDLFVISGVLDMYLKCGEMESARRIFNEIPSPDDVAWTTMISGCVENGQEEHALFTYHHMRLSKVQPDEYTFATLVKACSLLTALEQGRQIHANTVKLNCAFDPFVMTSLVDMYAKCGNIEDARGLFKRTNTSRIASWNAMIVGLAQHGNAEEALQFFEEMKSRGVTPDRVTFIGVLSACSHSGLVSEAYENFYSMQKIYGIEPEIEHYSCLVDALSRAGRIREAEKVISSMPFEASASMYRTLLNACRVQVDRETGKRVAEKLLALEPSDSAAYVLLSNVYAAANQWENVASARNMMRKANVKKDPGFSWVDLKNKVHLFVAGDRSHEETDVIYNKVEYIMKRIREEGYLPDTDFALVDVEEEDKECSLYYHSEKLAIAYGLMKTPPSTTLRVIKNLRVCGDCHNAIKYISKVFEREVVLRDANRFHHFRSGVCSCGDYW, encoded by the coding sequence ATGCACTTGCGACTTCGAGCAGCCACTTCCACTGCGAACCCATTCATCCCACCCGCTCACCTCATCCACTCCATCCCTCAATGGTTCTCCATCCTCCGCCACGCCATCGCCGCCTCCGACTTACCCCTCGGAAAGCGCGCCCACGCCCGCATCCTAACTTCCGGCCACCACCCCGACCGCTTCCTCACCAACAACCTCATCACCATGTACTCTAAATGCGGCTCCCTCTCCTCCGCCCGCAAACTGTTCGACACAACGCCCGACACAAGCCGTGATCTTGTTACCTGGAACGCCATCCTCTCCGCCCACGCCGACAAAGCGCGCGACGGCTTCCACCTCTTCCGCCTCCTCCGCCGCTCCTTCGTCTCCGCCACGCGCCACACTCTCGCCCCCGTCTTCAAAATGTGCCTCCTCTCCGCCTCCCCCTCCGCCGCCGAGTCCCTCCACGGCTACGCCGTCAAGATCGGCTTACAATGGGACGTGTTTGTCGCCGGTGCTTTGGTCAACATTTACGCCAAATTCGGACGAATCAGAGAGGCACGCGTTCTGTTCGATGGAATGGGTTTGAGGGACGTTGTTCTCTGGAACGTCATGATGAAAGCTTACGTCGACACTGGTCTCGAATACGAAGCGCTGCTTCTCTTCTCTGAGTTTAACCGAACTGGACTCCGTCCCGATGACGTCACTCTCTGTACTCTCGCGCGGGTTgtgaaaagtaaacaaaatgttTTGGAATGGCAGTTGAAGCAGCTTAAAGCTTATGGAACGAAGTTGTTTatgtatgatgatgatgatgatggttcGGATGTTATTGCATGGAACAAGACACTGTCTTGGTTTCTTCAGAGAGGTGAAACTTGGGAAGCTGTTGATTGTTTTGTGGATATGATTAACTCGCGTGTTGCCTGTGATGGCTTGACTTTTGTTGTGATGCTGTCTGTGGTTGCCGGTTTGAACTGTCTTGAGCTGGGGAAACAGATTCACGGCATTGTTGTGAGGTCTGGGTTGGATCAAGTTGTCTCTGTTGGGAATTGCCTTATCAATATGTATGTTAAGACTGGCTCCGTTTCTCGTGCAAGGACAGTGTTTTGGCAAATGAATGAAGTGGATTTGGTATCGTGGAACACCATGATATCTGGTTGCGCGCTGAGTGGTTTGGAGGAGTGTTCTGTTGGGATGTTTGTTGATTTATTACGTGGTGGTTTATTGCCGGATCAATTCACTGTTGCGAGCGTTTTGAGGGCTTGTTCCTCTCTTGGAGGAGGTTGCCATCTTGCCACACAGATTCATGCTTGTGCAATGAAAGCTGGTGTTGTCTTGGATTCATTTGTTTCAACAACTCTGATTGATGTGTATTCCAAGAGTGGGAAGATGGAGGAGGCggaatttctttttgttaaccAAGATGGATTTGATTTGGCATCTTGGAATGCTATGATGCATGGATACATTGTGAGTGGTGATTTTCCTAAGGCATTGAGGCTTTACATTTTAATGCAAGAAAGTGGAGAGAGAGCGAATCAGATTACTCTGGCGAATGCGGCTAAAGCTGCTGGGGGATTAGTGGGGCTTAAACAAGGGAAGCAAATTCAGGCTGTTGTTGTGAAAAGGGGGTTTAATTTAGATTTGTTTGTCATTAGTGGTGTTCTTGACATGTATCTAAAATGTGGAGAGATGGAAAGCGCACGGAGAATTTTCAATGAAATACCTTCGCCTGATGATGTTGCTTGGACTACTATGATATCAGGATGTGTGGAGAATGGACAAGAGGAGCATGCTCTTTTCACGTACCATCATATGAGACTTTCCAAGGTGCAGCCTGATGAGTATACCTTTGCTACCCTTGTCAAGGCTTGCTCTCTTTTAACGGCATTGGAACAAGGGAGACAGATTCATGCAAATACTGTAAAGCTAAACTGTGCATTTGATCCTTTTGTAATGACCTCACTTGTTGACATGTATGCTAAGTGTGGGAATATAGAAGACGCACGTGGTTTGTTTAAAAGAACAAACACGAGTAGGATTGCCTCATGGAATGCCATGATAGTAGGATTAGCTCAACATGGAAATGCTGAGGAAGCCCTTCAGTTTTTCGAAGAGATGAAATCTAGGGGAGTAACACCAGATAGAGTTACTTTTATAGGGGTTCTTTCTGCGTGCAGTCACTCTGGTTTGGTATctgaagcctatgagaattttTATTCCATGCAGAAAATCTATGGTATTGAACCTGAGATTGAGCACTATTCTTGTCTTGTTGATGCCCTTAGCCGTGCAGGGCGGATACGAGAAGCTGAAAAGGTGATATCATCAATGCCTTTTGAAGCTTCTGCTTCAATGTATAGAACACTGCTTAATGCTTGTAGGGTTCAGGTAGACAGAGAAACAGGAAAGCGTGTAGCAGAAAAGCTTTTGGCCTTGGAGCCATCTGATTCAGCTgcttatgttcttttatccaatgTTTATGCGGCTGCTAACCAATGGGAAAATGTGGCGAGTGCTAGAAATATGATGAGAAAAGCAAATGTGAAGAAGGATCCAGGGTTTAGTTGGGTAGATTTGAAGAACAAGGTGCATTTGTTTGTAGCTGGTGATAGGTCACATGAAGAAActgatgttatatataataaggtGGAGTATATCATGAAGAGGATCAGAGAAGAAGGATATCTCCCTGACACAGACTTCGCACTTGTtgatgtagaagaagaagataaagagTGTTCTTTGTATTATCATAGTGAGAAGCTAGCAATAGCTTATGGGCTTATGAAAACTCCACCATCCACTACATTAAGGGTTATTAAAAACCTCAGAGTGTGTGGAGATTGCCATAATGCaatcaaatatatatcaaaGGTTTTTGAGCGAGAGGTTGTTTTGAGAGATGCAAATCGATTTCATCATTTCAGGAGTGGGGTTTGCTCTTGTGGTGATTACTGGTGA